From a single Azospirillum fermentarium genomic region:
- a CDS encoding ATP-binding protein, which yields MPDDNDRLPMTTDGAFAFAHGGGVMGQRLRTHDWNATPLGHPSGWPASLRTAVGMVLNSRFPSAVVWGPGLTTIHNDAFTPILGAKPPALGRSFRDIWSEAWDVIGPIAERAFQGEATFIEDFPLVVERNGYAEHAYFTFCYSPVRDESGAVAGMIDTVVETTATVRARNDLAAMNTRLEAQVEQRTREREEALDALRQAQKMEALGQLTGGVAHDFNNLLQAIGGSMELIDRRLAAGRTDVSPYVRAVRQSVDRAAAMTQRLLAFARRQPLQPRSVDLNGLVTGMADLLRRSVGGAVRVDLWLDHGLPCVWGDANQIESALLNLAINARDAMPDGGVLTIATAAAPPAEEDGDCGPGVMLSVSDTGMGMNPDVLARAVEPFFTTKPIGQGTGLGLSQIYGFVHQSGGRLHIGSTEGMGTTVTITLPCARREEGAAPHAPDAATAEAAAAATLLLVEDEALVRLVFATALGDQGYTVLEAGDGPSALDLLTSDTAIDLLVTDVGLPGMNGRQVAEAGRRLRPGLKVLFLTGYAHKQGIQDETLGPDTQLLGKPVTTDALLARVASMLAGGV from the coding sequence ATGCCCGACGACAACGACCGGCTTCCCATGACGACCGACGGCGCCTTCGCGTTCGCGCACGGAGGCGGCGTCATGGGACAGCGGCTGCGGACCCATGACTGGAACGCCACGCCGCTGGGTCATCCGTCCGGGTGGCCGGCGTCGCTGCGGACGGCGGTGGGCATGGTGCTGAATTCGCGTTTCCCCTCGGCGGTGGTCTGGGGGCCGGGACTGACCACCATCCACAACGACGCCTTCACGCCCATCCTCGGGGCCAAGCCGCCGGCCCTGGGCCGCTCGTTCCGCGACATCTGGAGCGAGGCGTGGGACGTCATCGGCCCCATCGCCGAACGCGCGTTCCAGGGCGAAGCCACCTTCATCGAGGATTTCCCCCTGGTGGTGGAGCGCAACGGCTATGCGGAACACGCCTATTTCACCTTCTGCTACAGCCCGGTGCGCGATGAGAGCGGGGCCGTCGCCGGGATGATCGACACGGTGGTGGAAACCACCGCCACCGTGCGCGCCCGGAACGACCTTGCGGCCATGAACACCCGGCTGGAAGCCCAGGTGGAACAGCGCACGCGGGAACGGGAAGAGGCGCTGGACGCCCTGCGCCAGGCGCAGAAGATGGAAGCGCTGGGCCAGTTGACCGGCGGGGTGGCCCACGATTTCAACAACCTGCTTCAGGCCATCGGCGGCAGCATGGAGCTGATCGACCGCCGTCTGGCCGCCGGGCGGACCGACGTGTCCCCCTACGTGCGCGCCGTGCGCCAGTCGGTGGACCGGGCCGCGGCGATGACCCAGCGCCTGCTCGCCTTTGCCCGGCGCCAGCCGCTCCAGCCGCGCAGCGTCGATCTGAATGGGCTGGTGACCGGCATGGCCGACCTGCTCCGCCGGTCGGTGGGGGGAGCGGTGCGGGTGGATCTGTGGCTCGACCACGGCCTGCCATGCGTCTGGGGGGATGCCAACCAGATCGAAAGCGCCCTGCTCAACCTTGCCATCAACGCCCGCGACGCCATGCCGGACGGCGGTGTTCTCACCATCGCCACAGCCGCCGCCCCGCCGGCGGAGGAGGACGGGGATTGCGGGCCGGGGGTGATGCTGTCGGTGTCCGACACCGGTATGGGCATGAACCCCGACGTGCTGGCCCGCGCGGTCGAACCCTTCTTCACCACCAAGCCCATCGGCCAGGGAACCGGGCTGGGGCTGAGCCAGATCTACGGCTTCGTGCACCAGTCCGGCGGGCGCCTGCACATCGGCAGCACCGAGGGGATGGGCACCACGGTGACGATCACCCTGCCCTGCGCCCGGCGGGAGGAAGGCGCCGCCCCTCACGCCCCGGACGCCGCCACCGCCGAAGCCGCGGCGGCGGCCACGCTGCTGCTGGTGGAGGACGAGGCGCTCGTCCGTCTGGTCTTCGCCACGGCCCTGGGCGATCAGGGCTACACCGTGCTGGAGGCCGGGGACGGGCCGTCGGCCCTGGACCTTCTGACGTCGGACACCGCCATCGACCTGCTGGTGACCGACGTCGGCCTGCCGGGGATGAACGGGCGGCAGGTGGCGGAGGCCGGGCGCCGCCTGCGCCCCGGCCTGAAGGTGCTGTTCCTGACCGGCTACGCCCACAAGCAGGGCATCCAGGACGAGACGCTGGGGCCGGACACCCAGCTTCTGGGCAAGCCGGTCACCACCGACGCCCTGCTGGCCCGCGTGGCCTCAATGCTGGCCGGCGGCGTCTGA